The genomic stretch AATCGCCCTCTCCGATCGCTAACTCCGCCTCTGTCATAGATCCACGGCGAGTCAACATCATCTCCTCTGAATTCTCTCGTCCTCAGTTCTCTTGCGCACTGTTCTCATCTCCGATCGGTCTCTTTCTCAAAATACCAAATCAGTTCTCAAACACTCTCTTCTTTCGATCTCGTCTCGCTCTCGCTCACGTCTCTGACTCAAACAATTCTTCTCCGATTCGATCTTTCACAGCGCCGCCGTGATAAACCAAACGCGTCCTTCTTCTTCGCCTCTCAATCCAAACTTTCCTCACCGATCTGGAGCGAAGCTTCGAAGATAGAGAACCGGACAACAAAGGCGAGCTTATTGATTATTTGGCGAAATAAACGCAATGAGCTTGAAGGAGTTTTCAGGTATGTTTGATTTCACGCTTCTTGTATCTTCTCCTTCTTCTACTCTCtttcttttttgtttgattttctgtGAATCGAATTTCGTCCCTTGCGTGGCTGTTGAGCGTTGCGTTGTGATAGtgtgagttgttgttgaataaaCCGTGTAGTTGCGGAGAGTTGAACGTGAATGAGAGTGATGAAGATTGAGTTCAGAGAAAAGTGAAGGAGACTGAGAGAATGGTGATGATGGTGAAGCAGAGAGTTCAGAGGGATGGGATGGGGATTGAAGTTGCAGAGAATGAGCAGAGAGAAGATGGAGAGTGGTGTGTAGTGGTGGTGAATGAGCGTGAGagtttgaattgtggagggagagTGTTTATATAAGGTTTGAAGGCTGAAGAGTTAGTTAGAGGAGAATTGATTTGTAGCCAATGGATTAGATGAGTCAGTTATAGGATTGGAGGGCTTGGATTGAATCAGTTAGGAGCTAGTTTTTCTGTTATGTAAACTGTTTTTGAAGTttgttatttttctgttttggtgGTTAAGAGTCTGTTGGCAGTTAGTTTTCTGTTATAGGTGGTTAGAGTGTTAGTTAGGTGGTAGGTGGTTATTGGTTCTGTTTTGTTAGTTTGAAGTTAAAAACAGTTAGGAAAGGTTATAAACTGTTAGTAAGGTTGGTTATGGAAAGTTAGAGGTTGTTATTTCTGTTAGAAAATTAGTTTGGTGTGAATGAGCTGAAGGTTTATAAAATGGAGGGTCAGGCTTGAGCAGTTACGGACTGGTATATGGTAGTAGAGGTTTGAATTGATATGAACTCTATTTAGATGTGCTGCTTGAATTGGGTATAAGTTTTGAATTGATATAGTCCATTTCTTTGCAGGATTTCGGTTTTGTTTTGAACTATGCAGGTGTTACTGATGCAGAATGCAGCCTCGGCGTGGCGAAGGTGTATGCCTTTTGGTATTGATTTCAAACTGAAGCGTATCACGgtggtatgaatgtgtgatgGCATGGCTGAACTGGTTTTTGGTTTGAGTTTTGTGCGTACGCAGACTATTTTGGAGAATTTGTAAGTTCTCTTTAGGTTTTGTAATATGCATAGCTGGATATGTATGTGTGAGTTTTTTCTGAATTTTTGTATTGGGATCTTGGGCTGAATTGTGCTGAATGCAGGGCTGACTTATTATGCACGGAGGAGCTGGCATTGCATGCGTATATGAAAACGGCCGAAGCTTGGATCGGTGCTCGAGTTAGCTTCAAGGTGAGTTGCAATCCCGTAGGTAAAACCGTTAGTTTGTGACAATTAGTTGTTAATGCTGAAAACAAGTAGAAGCTGAGTTAGTTCTTGTGTTGGTTTTTCTGAGTTAAGACTGAGTTATTTCCGTTTAAAAGTGAGTGATGCTGATGGATGTATGTATTGTGAATGGATGTCGGTCTGAATGTAGATTTAGGATTTATGTATGTGAACTGTCAGTAGGAACTTCTTTTGAACGTATGCGAGGTTTGTGTGGTTTTGGTTAGCATGCTTAATTTGTGGTGCTGTTTTCAAACATAGCGTTATGAATGTGTTGTCTGTGTGATATAGGGCTGATTTTCTTTGGTTTAAAACAGGGACTGATAGTGGATTGCTGCAATGTTGTATTGGGATAGCTTGTGTATGAActaatttgtgtgactttggtcAATTGTGCAGGTGAGATTGACCCGACACAGGATTTTGTGAAATCAAGCATGGATAAATTGTGGAGGTTGCTTGGGCCATGAAGCAAGTTGAAGCCTGATCGAGTCCCAGCATGAAGAAAACTTTGGCAGAAAGTGAGGTTGGAGAGGAACTTGTACACTTGGCCTTTTTTATCCATATGGTGTAATTATGGATTGATGTATCATGAACACAGTGTATTATGGCCTTGTAAATTTAGGAACTTTTTCAAAGGAACTTTGGATTTCACAATTTTATCTCCATTTCTCAATTTGAAAATTCGACTATTTCTTTCGATCTTGCGATGTGAATGAATGACATACAATAGCTCTAAAAACAAAGTCAAAGCTCATACATCAGGCCTTCATATGAGAGCCCAAAGAGATGATTAGTCCCTGTTTGCACTTTAATCAAACATTAATTCATTTCATGCTTGTCTCTTAGCATTGTTTTCGATGACCTCGAAGAGATATAAACAAAGAGTGCTGGGCCATGATGTCTCGTAATCCATGTAACCTTATGATCCAATACTTTAAATGACAATAAAAGCCCACTCGAACCAAGATATGATAAGGATAACTTGAAATAACCAAAAATCACAGTGAAACTTTAATAATTTAAGATATCTGATTCCAATGCCAATGGTtgtttaatgatgcatgagttagaTGATTtagtggaggtatgcagatgaaatgcgagTCTAAAGTCAGTTAGAgattaaaggggtaggacaaatttggggtatgacaatcataAATATGTGACACTTTATCACTTTCTTTTTCTCTCAAACACTAACCCCTAATGTTTGGTTTACAATCACTAAACCTTAgtaatcaaattcaatcaaaactATGAGTGATGTTGAATTTTACAACTCAACTAGACAAACCTACAACTATGCGAAGTTATTGAAACATCAATGGTGTACATACAACAATAACAAGGACTCTAAACAAATCCTAGCACAATAAAGATCTTCAATGTATTGCTTGCTTTTCAATGAGGATTATGAGCTCCTTatatatcataaaaaatttgGACTTTTCTTCATGGATATCTGATTTGATTTCGTCTATAAATAATGCAAAGTCTATTGGATATTATATGCTCCAAAAATCTCTCCAACAAGATATGATttgtttcaatttaaatttaaattaatattcttCCAGCTGACAAACAAATCGCCTAATCATATTGCTTAACGAATAACAATAAAATTATATTGCTAAACGAATAACCATAAAATTGATTCAATCTCTGACCAAAAAGTCTTCCAACATGTGTCTCTTTTACACCTTCATAAAACTTAAGCAAGCTAGATTAATCTTAAACACTTTGAACATTTCTCTTTGTTATTGTTTTGTAAAACATAGTCAATCTAAAGAGTTAATCCAACAGAAACttcaattataattatttataatatatagattttaaattctaaaattaaaacaCTTAGAATACATTCAGATTCCAAAATTCTATCCAAGTAATTTTAAAAGAGTAATTTTGGAAACTTGATGAGTTTTTGAGTGGATTGAGAAGAAGAATACATCACATTATATATAAACTTTGGTCCAATCCAAATAACAtgtcaaaatcaatgttttttaacttctaaaattaatttttaactcGTACactaaatttgagaaagaaaaaaaagaagagggtATCACTATATAGGGAGGGGTCCTAATATAGAGTAGTGTACCTCTACAACTAGTGAGAAACATAGAGAAtgcatattataataaaataatttgctCTTCAACTTCACCCAtgcatttatttcttttaatatatttcacCAATCATCtactttgtttttaaaattttcttttacagattttacattttttttacaaGAGTGACAAATGGatgaaattagaaagaaaaatatCTTTATTTCTTAAAAAGTCCTCGTTTTGCTTAATGTGTGCATGCATGAATTGTTTACTTAGTACTCATATCACATAATATTTcaaattgaaatttatttttaaataaaaaaaataaaaaaatagcaaAATATTTATGAATAATTCAACTAAATTTCATCATAGTGAAGTGTTAATTTATATCTTTAAATGCTTATTTTTGTGAAAATGTttcttaattaatattattgtaatTAAGCCCTAGAAGAGGACAAAAAACAATTTTTACAAACAAAACAGAAAGCAACAATAGAGAatctttataataataatatagtttaTGACCTCACTATAGTAGTTGCCTAAGTAAACCAATGCACCTTGCATACTCAGAATCACATAAAATATTCTTCTTTCTTGTTGGTCACATGCGAATGTTTTCCTAAATTGCCAAACCAAATTTTTTTATACCTTTTTGTATTTATTCAAACCATCATTTTCATATTAACAATCCAATAATCCATAGGAAACAAAGAAAcaagtttgtttttttaattatgaaaactcaatatCCAATCTAAGAATCAAATAATTTAGAAATCAATTTTATAGTTTAATGATTTCGACAAAATTCACTGTGAATCAAAACTTCCCCTTGGTATGATTAGTGGTTTGCTTGCAATTTATTTTTGACATAATGCCACATATtatcattgattttttttttaaatttattaatttaaaaatataaatattaatgtttAAATAATGTCAAAAAGattgaaaaatattaatagaTATTATTTAGGCTCTAAATAATTAGGTACAAAtgcatttttataaataatattttattttataaaaataacatcattttaaattattttaaaagattgttaattttttttcagaaatgatgatttttttttataaaaaaaatagggttaagtatgtttttagtCTTTGTAAATAtcataaatttcatttttagtttctataaaaaaatgacatattttagtctctacaaaaattttatgcatgtagttttagtccctactattttttaaaattttgaaaaatatttaataaccgttaaacttttaaatttttgaatgagTTTTTTTATACGTGTTTAGAATCCTATAACATATATCTTtatcaaattatatatattttttaaaatagaagaattaaatataaattttttaaatttcaaaagataataataaaagtaatgcaaatttCGAATTAGAAATtagattttgagtttttttttttttgagaaactttttataatgttttgaacatgaacatgtctgcaaaataatcataaaaatacatctgtttaataataatactaaaactacgtgcataataatttgtGGGgactaaaacatgtcatttttttaacataaacctaaaacaaaatttaataattttataaataccaaaaacttatttaacccaaaaaaaatttatatgaaaatGTCTCAACTTTTATTTTGTACATATATTTAATCGAATTCAGTGTTTTATTATAGCCTTGTATAGCCATATAATATTCTATTATACCTATAATATTCTCACCAAACAACCATAggaatataattattaaacaacAAAATTTGGCCTTTTCAATGCTTAATATATcctaaaataaaaacaatgaaagCTTTGAGTATCACAAACAACAAAGAGATTAATTTATTACCCTTTTAACTTATACAACTAAGTCCTTTTCCAAGAAAACTTAAACAACCAAAGTTTTCTAAATTATACACAAAAATTAGAATAAGTCATCATTGATATTTTCATCACCACTTGGCACATTCTAGTTATAGCCGGCACCTATAGCAACAGTTTTTTCATTCACACTTTAccttaaaatataatcaattcttCACCAAACCCCTTCACCATTTCACATCACACTTTCTCTTCTCCTTCACTTCTTTTCCTCATGCTACTTTTCTTCTAAACTCACCAACAAAAACAACCAAAAAAATCTTCCTTAAACCATCATAAACTGTTGCTAAACATCAAAAACAGCAACAAATCAAACTGTTGCTAAACATCAACAGCAACAGAAACAAACTGTTGGTAAAgatcaaacacaaaaaaaaacatggaTAGACTCATAAGGTTAGATCCATCAAACATAGTACTAATAAGAGTTGAACAAGGACAAAAATGTCAAGGAAAAATAACCTTAAACAATGTCATGTACACTATGCCAGTTGCATTTAGGATTCAACCACTCATCAAAACTAGATACACTATCAAACCTCAATCAGGAATCATTTCACCATTAGCTTCACTTGTGATAGAGATAACATATCATCCTCCACAGCAACAAGGTTCAAGTAATCTTCCTCACTCTTTTCCTTTTTCAGATGATTCATTTCTTCTACACAGTGTTCTTGCTCCTGGTGCAGCCATCAAAGAGCCTTCATCCATGTTTGATTCTGTCCCAAGTGATTGGTTCACTACTAAGAAAAAACAGGTTTTCATTGATAGTGCAATCAAAGTCATGTTTGTAGGGTCACAAATTTTGACTCAACTTGTTGAAGATGGTAACTCAATGGATGATATAAGAGAAGTGCTTGAAAAGAGTGATCCTTTATGGGAATCTGTTAACTCTAAAGACTCAAAGGGACAAACTTTGCTTCATTTGGCTATTTCGAAAACAAGACCTGATCTTGTTCAATTGATCCTTGAATACAAGCCTGATATTGAAGCTACAAATAGCGTTGGATCGACTCCGCTTGAGGCCGCGTCTTCCTCGGGCGAATCGTTGATTGTCGAGCTTCTTTTAGCTCATAAGGCCAACACAGAAGGATCAGAATCTTCGATTTTTCGACCTATTCATCACGCGTCGAGAGAAGGACACATGGAGATTCTCAGGCTTCTTTTACTTAAAGGTGCAAAAGTTGATTCATTGACAAAAGATGGTAACACTTCTTTACACTTAGCTGTTGAAGAAAAAAGAAGAGACTGTGCTAGGCTTTTGTTGGCTAACGGCGCGCGAACCGATTTTCGGAGCACAAGAGAAGGTGATACACCTTTGCACATAGCAGCAGCCAATGGAGATGAGAACATGGTGAAGCTTTTATTGCATAAAGGAGCTACAAAATATGTGAGAAACAAACTAGGGAAAACCGCGTTCGATGTTGCGGCCGAAAACGGTCACTCGCGCCTCTTCGACGCGCTTCGTTTAGGGGACAGTTTATGCGTGGCAGCGCGAAAAGGCGAGGTGAGGACAATCCAAAAGGTTTTGGAAAGTGGTGGAGTGATCAATGGAAGAGATCAAAATGGATGGACATCACTTCATAGGGCTTCATTCAAAGGAAGAATAGATGCTGTTAGGTTTCTTGTGGAGAAAGGTATTGATTTGGATGCAAAAGATGAAGATGGTTACACTGCTTTGCATTGTGCTGCTGAATCAGGACATGCTGATGTGACTGAGTTTTTGGTTAAGAAAGGTGCTGATGTTGAAGCAAGGACTAATAAAGGTGTTAGTGCTTTGCAAATTGTGGAGTCATTGAACTATGTAGGGATTACAAGAATACTTGTTAATGGAGGTGCTAGTAGAGAAGGTTTAGGTGAAAAATTTCCATCTACACCTTCTAAGATACCTTTTGGGAGTAAAGTTGAAGGTGGAAGTGTGATGACGATGAAGAAGAAAATGAGTAGTCGAACTCGAGCGCTACGAGGTAGCTTTGATCGTTCGATGCCTTTGGCTGTTCTCTAGTAATAGAATCAGGCAAAAGTTTTAAATTGTAGTTGCAGTCGCAATTAAGATTATATTGTGaaatttgttattataaaaaattgcATGTTGTAATTGTAGTTGTATAATGTAATTTAAAACATTGGAGTTGTGAGTGTGATTTGGAACATTTGAATGATGAGATAATTTTATTTTGGGTTTTAGGTGTAATTTGTTGATGGAATTGTAGATTTGAAAAGTGAGAAAAATGTTAATTGTAATTTTAGAAGCTTTGTAGTTTAAtgagtttatttttattaaaattctaaaatttatatGAATAATACAAAACTATGCAATGATAAAAACTATGCATTATATTTTAGAACATGTTATTCAACCTAAATTCATTTGTCTGCTCGAAATTTGTCACGATAGTAACCTCTGCATGTCCTCTATATAAATACAAGGACATTTATGAAAAACATTAACATCAAAGTAACCTCATCTCATATTTCAATTTGAGTTCATTTACATTAGATTAACTTATCAATAAATATCATTAGACCACACCTAGCTCATATTGGGACATGCATGTCATAACTGTAAAACATAATTATCAATAAGTACGACATACATGAGCATTGTTTGAGCCAGCCAAAAGGCTCAAAATTACGGGGCCATTAACGAAGGCTCAATCTAGAATATTCTCGCTGAGGAACGACATATAAGTAAACTTTTCTCGGAGGCGTGCACATTAAATCTAAACTAGTCGGCCATCCTCGACCATTGGATCTAGTTAGACGGTCTCTCGCATTTCGCGTTGGGCCAAGTAGAAGAAATTTTAGCTGTCCATCATATAAAAGCTCTTCTACGTGTTATAATAGGTGTTTTTCAATTAACTTTTGCAAAGTTACATCTCTTTAATCTTATTGACTTGAGCGTTGAAGTGTTAACCTTGCAAGTACTTCTGCCCCACCGCATCAAAGACTCATACCACCGTACCGGAAAAACTCTTTGTCCATATATCACGGATCTTATGTTCCACACCGTAATAGTGGAGCCATCTGTGTGAATCTTACAAAACTCCACAATGAATCATCAAATCTTTTGTTGTACTGTTTCACTAATGATTCCTTTAATTGACAATGACAATATATGACATTGCAATAAGAATCATCGTGTTGATTCCAATCTCCATCCCGATACCCTATTCCATTATCTCCTTAATTACTAGAGGATCACCAAAATTGAAAGAGCCATCCAAAATATCTACGAAGAGAGGTGCGTTGAAATCACATACGAATGAAGGAGAACCGAAAGATGAGAGGTCAATCCTAGTATTCTGAGATAAATAAAAGATATACAAAGTCCCGTACAAAGTGCTTATGTTAGTAATGACTGCCACAATAGAAAATAACATAGTGCCGAGAATATTGGTTGAGGGGGAAGCTCAGGAAAAGTCATGTACGCTTATATT from Vicia villosa cultivar HV-30 ecotype Madison, WI linkage group LG4, Vvil1.0, whole genome shotgun sequence encodes the following:
- the LOC131598833 gene encoding protein VAPYRIN-like, with protein sequence MDRLIRLDPSNIVLIRVEQGQKCQGKITLNNVMYTMPVAFRIQPLIKTRYTIKPQSGIISPLASLVIEITYHPPQQQGSSNLPHSFPFSDDSFLLHSVLAPGAAIKEPSSMFDSVPSDWFTTKKKQVFIDSAIKVMFVGSQILTQLVEDGNSMDDIREVLEKSDPLWESVNSKDSKGQTLLHLAISKTRPDLVQLILEYKPDIEATNSVGSTPLEAASSSGESLIVELLLAHKANTEGSESSIFRPIHHASREGHMEILRLLLLKGAKVDSLTKDGNTSLHLAVEEKRRDCARLLLANGARTDFRSTREGDTPLHIAAANGDENMVKLLLHKGATKYVRNKLGKTAFDVAAENGHSRLFDALRLGDSLCVAARKGEVRTIQKVLESGGVINGRDQNGWTSLHRASFKGRIDAVRFLVEKGIDLDAKDEDGYTALHCAAESGHADVTEFLVKKGADVEARTNKGVSALQIVESLNYVGITRILVNGGASREGLGEKFPSTPSKIPFGSKVEGGSVMTMKKKMSSRTRALRGSFDRSMPLAVL